From the genome of Monomorium pharaonis isolate MP-MQ-018 chromosome 1, ASM1337386v2, whole genome shotgun sequence:
GGGAaactatacattaaaaatgattgaatAACGAAATGTCTATTAACtaatatagaataaagaatttgGATATAAAGATCTTTTGCTAACTCGTCagctctttctatttttagttgtatttaataatttattaaaaatgtttattattacttaattacatttataattggttttattataattaatttattataatttaaataagataataaattacattaatagaaaaaaatttaataattaataataatgaataatattgctATCAATGCTATCAATGATTGATATCAATTGATCTGCTTGTTGATCGCGATGCTTTAGATGAGAGGAGGACATGCGAGGGGACGGGGGAAGCATAGGCGCCTTTCGTCAATCCTCAATCGCTGGCCGCTGAACGCACGCTttcgtggcagccttggaggAAGAGAGACGGACGCCTCTCTCTTTTCAATAACCGAGTAGCGGCAGGCGTAGCGAGAGCGACCGAGCCGGCCCGAGTCTCGAGGTACGAACGCGACCGACTCGGGTGCTCGGCGGTGCTCGGCGGTGCTCGGCGGAGCACCCGAGGTGCTCGCGGCCCAAAACTTGcaccaagtgatacaaatgtcgatgtaaacgcataaaacgcattttagagagaatttagcaattgagcataacctcagtgctaaaatctaaaaaccggtgtgaaaatgtcttagtaggagacatcaacatgaattaaatttgtattatatttttcacagtacatgcttagtacattcgatgtaaacgcgcccgtactaaggctttggtgcgcaccaaacttaatacgcgtactaaggttttgacgatgtaaactaagccactAAAATCTGACGTTTAAAGTTGATGGAAAGTCAACTTTTCGTTATGACGGGAAGTCGACTTTTAGTCGACGTTTTTTGGGTCATTCGCCGACTATAAGCCGACTAAAGTCGACTTTCGTCCTTAAAAAAGTCGACTTCAGGCCAAGTTTCGATAAAGTCGACTTAAAGTCGACTTTTTGCTCTTAGGGTTAtgccataaggaattaaccaattatattcgattattcttcccatattcgattataattggtcaatttcttatggcataaaacttactacacctattgtagatccgggctaacgcataacataaatgcataagaaattcgattggtTGAATTTCTTAAGCACTTTTCTTACGGACCAATCAATGGTCAAGTGTGAGTGAATACCAATTATAATCgattatgtgaaaaataatcctatataattggttaattctttATGatataaggcttactacacctattgtagatccggccttaggctggatctacaataggtgtagtaaacCTTAAGCCATAAGGagttaaccaattatattcgattattcttctcacattcaattataattggtcaatttcttatggcataaggcttattACACCTATTGTCTTATGCAAGATCCGTAGAATGTGAGATAGAGATAGAAATAAAGGCTTCTGATTGGctgatttttttatgcattatgcattaTGCGCTATACAAAAGTCTGTGCGATGGTCTTTAAATTGCGAGACGCGCGTCCATAAACATGAAATTCAAACTCTGCCAGGACGCGATGAACGTTACCGGCGTACGAATACGGATATACGACGAGGAAAGATGTATCCACGAGCACGATACCATCTGGTCAGATGGGAAGAGTGACCTTGGGACATTGATGCAGAATCTACGGGACGTACAGTTGGAGGTCAATGATTTTTTAACCACACTGATTCAACAGCAAGATGTATCCATCAATGGTGCACATAGTTATCCTGATATTCACGCGTGAATAATTTCCTTTCACGTGATCTACAATTCGATTTTCGCAATTTGCACAGAAACAGTGACTCGCTCGATCGCCTTGGACACCGAATCGGATTCCGTCGAAGAGACAGAGGAAGAAGACGAGGAGGGCGAGACACAAACTAATTCCAAGAAATGCAAGCTGTCAACCTGAGTCTACATTTCGTTCattaatagaatagaatagatGATTTATTGGTCTTTTTGGtgctacattttatttatactttgcTGCAACTTAACCTAAATGTAACTTAATCATGTCTTTAGTTTGGACCAATGacttatgttaattttaaactcgGCTCTTTAGACTTAAATTACGTGgactttatatctttttatcattCTTACAACTGGAAAAATATGGAGAATAAGTTTAATCGAATGTAAAAGTTAAATCTACTTTGGTGCAAATGAGGTTTAACCTAACCTTTCTTCATCTTTTCACTCGCATTCTGTCAATAAATATTGCACCGGCGTTTCGACGGGGCGTTTAAGTGTCGTTTCGTAAATAGGCATTGTCATTTCCATCCACATTGTGTTTCGAAACACGGGTCGTTTTTACATCGGATATTTGCTGTGGCCACGGTGACATTGCTAGAACGCGATAACGCGTTTCCATTGCGCGAGTTGTTGAGTGACCACCAGAACTACGACGGACGTGGACAGCTCGCGTACAACCTGAAGCCGAGGCCACGAAAGCACGACCTGGTAATTTGTTGTTGCATGCGCGTCAGGCGGAttgtttttattcttgatATGCCATCCGTTTATTAGAACTTATACCGCATTCACATCGAGACTGATGTCCATAACCTAGCGAGATAAAAATTTGCGCAATCTTTTTCCGCTAGCTCGTACAGAACAgatttcttgaaaatatttatagtatagtGGAATGTTTTAGGACATTCGTCCTAAGAGTGTTCTTTGTGCTATATATGCATAATGTTATATGAGAATCGTATCCTGGTTCTATTTTTAAGTCTTCTTGCGGTAGATGCTACTAGCTATTAATCTAATTCATTTAACTACAAAAACGTGATGTAAATGAAAGATTGATAGTTGTTTTTGTCCGTAGAAAAATTCCTGGAATGTGTCTCAAGCTTCTGTAAGCAGGATCATAACATTAATTGTTGAATAATCAGTGAAATGATTGTCCAGAGaatatattaagataataactttaaaataataaaataatttatgttgcaTTGCCAACAAATGAATGATCACATAAGTTCTtaagcaattattaatttggtaaatctttattaaaaataaaaggacaTAACATCTCAAccaaattttctgatttttatcAGATGTACAAGTTCATAAAGATTGCATAAATATCAATGCTATTTCACATATCTCAGAATAGTACAATTGCATAATAAGAATATGATATAAGTAAAcagatttaattacaataaaaaattatccattacaaaattaaaaaataaaataaaggtaAAATATCAAGTATTACCTCAAAATTTGTATTGGAAAGCACACAATATTGTTAGTTGAAAGAGATTGAtcgataaaaatgataaacaaatatataaaaagaagtgTTAAAGAATTgggaaattattaatacattagtaaagtaatgaaaaatttaataataaagtgatATTCTTTACGTTAACGATGTCaggaaaaattcaagttttattcTGTGTAAGTGTGGCAATGTTACACTTTCTAagaaattaagataataaaaaagggaaaaaataaattagatgaTTCTAAGTAACCGAACTATGAAATGAACAATTGCGGTTAAGCGTACAAGAACAGAGACTTAGaaacaagtataaaaaaacatcaacTTATCATTAAAGGCCTGGacacagatttttttataatgcataAGAAAATACGAGATTctgatttattcttttatgcaTTAAGGTAAGTGGCCCACTTTATGATCGTTTAAGAGTAGcaagaataattattctttatatatttgtgaaagcagttttaaatataaatataattaaaagttatataaattagaattttctgcattaaatatatctataatgcaaataaatttacaaattacaataaaatcattaaaaaattgtttactcTGTCAGAGTTTCTGACCCTTTGCAAACATCAGTGTCCATACTTTATGATCTCATCACCTAGATTCTGACCTTTTATTTTGTCAcaacattgaaattatatttttacgattATGAGggaaacaatatatttattatatttttttattacacacacacacacacacacacacacacacacacacacacacacacacacacacacatatatatacagtatccagaaattcaagtatttaagtatacttatttaagtttatttgaaaataaagacaaatataaatagtaaGCTGAGcgttttattattctaaataatatataattaaatatagtattactaaatgtaaaaaatagtttttaattaaaagagaatACATAACCAgtttaaatgttgaaaaatttattttgtgtaacagtatttataaaataaagtaaaatatttcagtttattgtaaaaattattagttttaaaaatgttataataattatataattatataaaatctcagTAACAATTGTACTAATacctaaaaattattacattttttaagcaaTATTTACCAAGCATCAGGAGAAGttttaagaaattgtaaaaggTAAAGATAGttgcaatacaaaaaatataaaaaactgcaaaaataaatttggcaGTTTGATGGAGTTGTATAATTTTGCACAATTGTTTAAACTTGATTCTTTTtgaatttgttactttttactataaaattacatcCTCCAGAAAAATCAATCAAAGCAAGTGGAAAGCTTTCActtctctttaaaataatctcgtattgatgtatatttttttcacaaaattacacagttaaagattaaaaattctgcaaaaatttattgattttataatattgttgtgtattattaaaacttgaGAATATTTCTCAGTATGGTTCAATGAATTGTGTTgtctaatttttcttttagctTTAACTGTatgattaataacaattttttttaggcaCATAATTTATGgatcaagaaataatttattcgcaaATTTTGGTAacttaaagattaataaataaccttttaaaatgtgtgataaatttttagataccaATACAATTGTTACTGAGattttagttaataaatacacattaaaagttaataattttgaacaaattctttatataaaaaaaatataaataattgttataataccttaacttaatattttgctttatttttaatcactgttacacaataattcaatttttcggTATTTGCACAAGTTACATATTCTCCTTTAACTAACAAACCATTTGTCATATGCAATTATAttcagaataataaaatgcttagCTCACAAATAGCATGTTACTATTTACATTTGTCTTTATGTtaagataaacaaaaatgagTAAGAAACGTGTGCCGCTCTGAATGCCAAATAAGGTTTGTTCTTTCAGTCCAGGATAAACATGTGTGTGCTGCCCTGGCATGGATTTGATTGAgacttttacaaaaagttgaCATTGATGTGAGATTAAATTTTCTCAAGTATTAGGGTACTGTCCCATGGCCTCGGAAAACGGAatcggaacgagcggatcaccaatcacaggGTTGTTCTGATAGAACCCTTTTACTAATTCCGTCAAAACGGTcccgtgattggtgatccgctcgttccgatTCAGTTTTCCGAGATCATGGGACAGCACCcttatatctgaaaaataatttttatggaaGTTAtggggaaaagaaaaaaaatcgaaaaaaattttttcttgaaaacgGCTGAActgattttgataaaaaaacatgGGTTTTAATCCcacaatgttataaaaaaattatggaattttttttaaatacgggTAAAAAAATGGGGTATTATcatcattttttgtaaaaaaaatctatgatTTCCCGGGTATGACATATTTAAGTTATATGTAGTACTCTTCCGACCATTTTGAAACTTAAATATGTCATACTAGAGAAGTTATAGATCTTAT
Proteins encoded in this window:
- the LOC114253771 gene encoding uncharacterized protein LOC114253771; translation: MKFKLCQDAMNVTGVRIRIYDEERCIHEHDTIWSDGKSDLGTLMQNLRDVQLEVNDFLTTLIQQQDVSINETVTRSIALDTESDSVEETEEEDEEGETQTNSKKCKLST